In Bacteriovorax stolpii, a single genomic region encodes these proteins:
- a CDS encoding aspartyl/asparaginyl beta-hydroxylase domain-containing protein, whose protein sequence is MIAEIWKAGFNVQDIYQSIIKASTQEAREVYPGYQGWSILSEDGGLFSGWNAEAVVFNDKGEMDLEKSYAKKKELGLINDLKHIHPTELMTPELEKVVALVSSKGLKPCRMRISVLSAGSELYWHSDAPKDVYSVRLHIPLLTNDQAFFETENEREHFPANGDAYFIKVNQRHRVVNYGKEDRWHLIMDVTDTEGFTQFHSAKDK, encoded by the coding sequence ATGATCGCTGAAATCTGGAAAGCTGGATTTAATGTCCAGGACATTTACCAATCTATCATTAAAGCGAGCACTCAAGAGGCCCGCGAAGTTTACCCTGGTTACCAAGGTTGGTCGATTCTTTCAGAAGATGGTGGACTCTTTAGCGGATGGAATGCAGAAGCAGTCGTCTTTAATGATAAAGGTGAAATGGATTTAGAGAAATCCTACGCAAAGAAAAAAGAGCTAGGGCTCATCAACGATTTAAAACACATTCATCCAACCGAACTCATGACTCCTGAGCTGGAGAAAGTTGTGGCCTTGGTTTCAAGTAAGGGCCTAAAACCTTGTCGCATGCGCATCAGCGTTCTTTCTGCCGGAAGTGAATTGTATTGGCATTCAGATGCTCCGAAAGATGTTTATTCAGTAAGACTTCACATTCCACTCTTAACCAATGATCAGGCTTTTTTTGAAACAGAAAATGAAAGAGAGCATTTCCCGGCCAACGGTGATGCTTATTTTATTAAAGTGAATCAACGCCACCGCGTGGTGAATTATGGAAAAGAGGACCGCTGGCATTTGATTATGGATGTGACAGATACAGAAGGATTTACTCAATTTCATTCGGCGAAAGATAAGTAA